In the genome of Mercurialis annua linkage group LG8, ddMerAnnu1.2, whole genome shotgun sequence, the window TTAAACTCAGATATCTGTTCAACGATGGGTTGATCGGCCTTTTCTTTGTGTTTGGGGAGAGGGAAAATAAAAGGGAACGATGGAAAATACCATAAGAAAGGGCAATTTACTAAGCTAGTTGTGTGTGAGCAAAAGAGATAAGagataagaaagaaaaagagtGTCTGTACGTGTCCCATCAAAATTAAAAGGTGTCAGCACGTATAATTGCAAATAGAAAAGTCGTGCTGCAAAAAATTAAGGACATCCGTAATTTTgggaatattttttaaaaataagtggTATGTCTAATTTCCTCTTTAATTATCAGGAAGCGTAAAATTGACAAATCGgactaacaatttttttttttaacggaGATATATTATCTGAAAAGACAAATACAAAGTacaatacaaaatattaaactaaGAAAACATATCTAAGGAAGAATACAACGTTTAATCTGCTGCACCCAGTTATGCGCTTCTATGTTTTGTTATCGAGGTACGGATTGAAAGACAATATTGTCGAAGGAGTTTTGGAAATGCCAGATATCTGCACAAACACCTTGAAGACCCGCTATGGAGCATTTTTGAGATTTTATGATAGTGGTAATTTGGAGAGCATCACCTTCGAAGATCGTATTTTTCCAACCTTTAGAAATTGCCCAATTCATCGCTTCTCGAAGAGCCAACATTTCCAAAATGTCTGGGTCCCAAATAAATCTGTATGCTGCCGAGAACTTCCCTTTTAAACACATATGTTCATCTTTTGGATACAATTCCAACAAAACCTTTTTTCTTTTGAGCATCGACAGCAGCATCataatttagttttataaatcCTGTCGGGACTCCTTGAATGTTTGTGCTGTAGTTGTGATTGCTTGATCTACGAGAAGGAGGAATAATTGTATTAATTTAATCATAATAATAAACgtagaaaattatttttcccAAACTTATTAACAATTTCATCATGGATGATTAAGGATAGTACAAAAGTCAAGGCACCTTTTACGTGGATGATTAAGGATAGTACAAAAGTCAAGGCACCATAAAAGGTTAATTAGtctataaaattttagccaCCAACCAATATTGTTGAAGAgccatatataattaatttaacgattaaaataataactatGATATAGTATTTGAAtcaattttattcttttgagCTTAAAAATTCCCCAATTGATTCGAATGCATATGTTGATCGAGCAGTTTTATAACAAAAACTAgagataattttatatattaaaatcatGAGGTAATAATATCTTGCTTGTTCCAACTTCCATGACTAGATCAAACACAAAAGTTTCTACTTTACATGCACCAATTTTTGGCAAATGTGCTTTTATTTGTAGGTTGACTTCAAATATCTCTACATCTCATGGCATGTTATTTCTATTATATCTTTTATCATATACAACTATTTAAAATTGATACTTAGACcattaaacattttgatttgtgtgATAGACATAATTCGTCGTAAATTTATGACAGATTAATGTTATTTTGACGAAATTTGTAATGTATAAACGATTCTCCGGTATgagtttattaattaaataattggtACTGGAATTTATAACATACCATATTTATATGAGGGAATTTCTTATATTACactattttctatttatttacaattttacattgtttttttgtctttacttttctaactttttttttacgaaaaataccttcttttgtttaatttcacaaatgcttttttcactttttaatgattttatttttttatatagattttgtttggtatttttttttattgtttaatcgtatttttagtgtaactatggtgtattatagtgtatctatttagttatggtgtttttatagtgtaacaataatGTATATACagtgtatttatgacatttttgtagtgtttttatagtgtataccATAAAAAGATGCGAATAcatcataaacactgcaaatacaccatagatATACTAATAAACGGtagaaatacaccaaaaaacatagatataccgaaaataccagaaatacactataaatagataaaaaatacactataacgtaaatatattatataatcaCTGCAAATACAGCATAAATCAATtcgttctttacaaaatcagtagcaataaataaaataaaaaaatatgaatatgagaaagacaaaataattatatgaataatagaacaattttataaacaaaaaaaatcatagatCTAGAATactttatttacaaaatgtaaatcatcacaaaaaacctaaaaaaatactgaaaatctaaaaacgatgtCGAGAAATTCATAGCGTGAACGGAAGAGTCGAACAGaaaagcgcgaacggaaaagacagATGGAAAAGCAATTGAAAGAGACGAGAAACTCATCGAAAGTAGACGAACAGAAGCGCGGACAAAAAAGCGAatggaagagacgaacggaaaagcaaCCGGAAGAGGCAAACGGAAAATCAAATGGAAAAtatgaagaaaagaaagaattttgagaaaaaaagagagaaaagagaatgtgactatttaaaattgaacaaagggtcaacgcgccccctgaacttgtgacatacGGTCATTCAACCCAATTTTTACTTGTTTGAGCAAccaaccccaaaactcttcaattttgggtcaaataaccctataatttatatttttattgtaaaaaataagtttagaataattttatcgcagcaattaaaactttttaatttctattttgcATTTCTCACCtgcgatttgtattttacgtgtttttaaaatataattatggggttatCTGACCataaaatgaagagttttggggttagttgctcaaacaagtaAAAACTGGGTTAAATGACCTTAtatcacaagttcagggggtgcgttgaccatttgttcatttaaaattttaatttaaaatgagataagacttctaTATGTAgtaggtatttttgtaaatatttttattattaatgtatAGTGggaaattatgataaaattgataaatttgttatatattaaaaatgaaatattttgaaaataattcctATTTATATTAGTctactttataatttaaaaatagtacaACCTTCGTACCACAGATATAAACAAACTTTATATTTGTGCCTCTCAATATATAGAGATACTtgctattttaaattaaataattaaattgaaaatgtcaactttattcttcttcttaattacaacaattataattatatttttttaatcatcattaatatatttttttcatagaaaaaataataataactttagttttttaaaaatgtatctttAGTTTGAAGAAGTAATTGgaattatcaaaatatactaTTAATGATGTTGACAAtatctaaataataaattaagataatgaaaaaattaataaaaaaatacttaattgattttactattatttttaaaatcacgTGCAAagtaaattttatctatttttatggAACGGAAGTAACAGAATTCTTGTGAGTCGAGTCTAAAAAACAGTCTAAATAATACATTTTCTATAATTACAATCTGTCCGGCTTCAAACCCTATTTTATGAAAGAATAAAAAGGCTTGACATTTTCCTAACAagtatacaaaataaataagatGCATAGTGGGATTCCACAAATTATAACAAGTTGAAAttgacaaaaacaaattatgaaAGACTATTCTAATTAATTGAACCAAGGCTGTGAtcataattaaacaaatatatgtATGTCACCAGTGATTAGAGGAATCACTATATAAAGAGCTTGTATTCTCATTCATTATTCACAACACAAATCAATTCTTCTCTAATCTAATAAGTATGGCAACCCGGAGCCAACCGGGACATTTATATTCAATGCTTTTTGCTGTAGTTTTCTGTCTTATAGCCACTAGTGTGGTGGCTGATTATAAGCCTTATGATCATGCTTCTCCACCCCCACCTTACCATCCTAAACACTACAAGCCTTCTCCATACTATAAAAGCTCTCCACCACCACCAATGCATGTGAAACACCCACCATATTACTATAAATCACCACCCCCTCCAAAATATGTAAAACACCCTCCATATTACTACAAATCGCCACCCCCACCAAAATATGTAAAACACCCGCCGTATTATTATAAGTCGCCGCCTCCGCCAAAATATGTAAAGCCTCCagtgtataaatataaatctcCACCTCCACCAAAATCTTACTACTACAATTCACCTCCTCCGTACTACTACTCATCGCCGCCGCCTCCAAAGAAGTCCCCACCTCCTCCGTACTACTACTCATCGCCGCCGCCCCCGAAGAAGTCCCCACCTCCACCGTACTACTACTCATCGCCGCCGCCCCCGAAGAAGTCCCCACCTCCACCGTACTACTACTCATCGCCGCCGCCCCCGAAGAAGTCCCCACCTCCACCGTACTACTACTCATCGCCGCCGCCCCCGAAGAAGTCCCCACCTCCACCGTACTACTACTCATCGCCGCCGCCCCCGAAGAAGTCCCCACCTCCACCGTACTACTACTCATCGCCGCCGCCCCCGAAGAAGTCTCCACCTCCTCCGTACTACTACTCATCGCCGCCGCCTCCGGTGAAGTCCCCACCTCCTCCGTACTACTACTCATCGCCGCCGCCTCCAAAGAAGTCCCCACCTCCACCGTACTACTACTCATCGCCGCCGCCTCCAGTGAAGTCCCCACCTCCTCCGTACTACTACTCATCGCCGCCGCCTCCAGTGAAGTCCCCACCTCCTCCGTACTACTACTCATCGCCGCCGTCTCCAGTGAAGTCCCCACCTCCTCCGTACTACTACTCATCGCCGCCGCCTCCAAAGAAGTCCCCACCTCCACCGTACTACTACTCATCGCCGCCGCCTCCAATGAAGTCCCCACCTCCTCCGTACTACTACTCATCGCCGCCGCCTCCAAAGAAGTCCCCACCTCCACCGTACTACTACTCATCGCCGCCGCCTCCAGTGAAGTCCCCACCTCCTCCGTACTACTACTCATCGCCGCCGCCTCCAGTGAAGTCCCCACCTACTCCGTACTACTACTCATCGCCGCCGCCTCCAGTGAAGTCCCCACCTCCACCGTACTACTACTCATCGCCGCCGCCTCCAGTGAAGTCCCCACCTCCTCCGTACTACTACTCATCGCCGCCGCCTCCAGTGAAGTCCCCACCTCCTCCGTACTACTATTCATCGCCGCCGCCTCCAAAAAAATCCCCACCTCCTCCTTACTATTACAGTTCCCCACCTCCACCATCACCTTCACCCCCTCCTCCTTACTAATATCAATGTCCACCATTCCCTACTTGCTCTCCTCATCCTCCACAATACTGAATATCTTCACCACCTTTATATTACTATTGTTAAATTCATTATGGAATGAATTTGAGAAGTCAAAATAAGAATATTTTGCTCTAGTTGTTATGTTGTTATTTATTTAAGGGATTTCACATTATTTCGTTGTAATAAAAATATCTTCATATGTATTTTAAGGATATAGACCAAGATACAAAGTGACTTATTTTCTATGAACCAATGCTTATTGTATCATTTTGTTTATATAATGCTCATTGATTAGTTTTATTTCTTTCATTTCTATTttgtttctttaaatacaaacTACTTATGACAACCTGTTGACTTCTTTTGGTATGAATTCGCCATCTAACCATGTTATGGATGCATTCTATAAATGGCGTAGTGAAGTCACTTCTTTTTCAGAGAACGTGAAAATCGATAAGGATCTGTTTATATATGTTCAAGTGACGAGTTAATGATATATTTGAGGAAATTTAAAGAATTAGATTAACGAGTAGCTACAGATTTGAGGATTACATCTTAATTATCGGGAATACCCATAAAAATTGAAAGGATTTATGACTATAAGAATGACTTCTGTGTTATGAATGCCCGCTTTACTTCAATTGGTTATGGGACTTATGAAACACTCCTTCACTAAAACAGACCGTCGTAAAATAAACAAGGTATATAGTAGCAAGAATTCTTAGAATATGATATGAAAGAACTCTGATTTTATTTCTGCTCCATTTTTTCATAGAACTTGAGGGTATTTATAGGGAATACAAAGGGTAGCTTGTGCCTCTAGTACTGTTTTCCAGCTCAAAAGACTCAATAattgaaaacaataatttagACAGCTGGTGTCTCTGGTCCCATTTTCCGGCTGTAGTACAATAACTCACAATAATACAATACAAGAGATAAGATTACACCAACAacactgtaataccccaaatatttaaattgtatcaCGTGTCGTAaatttcgataaattaaattaatatggatttgatttaatattatCAGGAATGTTTTATTAAGCGTATTAGCGGGAATTGAGGAAaaggttagaaaattaatataaaataaaaaaataaatcccgtaatggaatttatttctccaaggtccgcgaaatagtCAATAGTAATAGTGgaaaaagtttcgagtcaatcggagaccttttaaaatttggacgcggatgcgttttgggctaaattgcaattttgaaaagtttagtgaccaaagtgcaaattaaccaatttaagtctcgagaatagaaattaaaagattattcacGGAAAGTAATGATTTcgaattagtattatttatttgggtataaataatacgtatgtaattaagttaaaatggataattaaccgtttggttaaaatggaaagtttgaaagagaaatggttaAAACTAAAGAAGTAAAGGACTAAAAGAATCAATTAgccataatatatatatatatatatattcattcaTGAATCATTTGAATTGGTAAAGAGAAAGAAGTatccaaaaaggagaaaaggCATCAGATGAAGGTTTGAGCGACGAAACTTCGATTCGCTACGGTTTCTTTGTTTCTCGACGGAATCGAGCGATTCTTGCCCCGTTGGAACAAGGATTGAATTATATATCATTTCTAGGCTTGAAATCAaggtaatatttttgttttgagtGCTGTAATTGATGGTTAAGAGACTGTTTTGAATTGATCAGATCGAATCGATCGTAATCACatcgtttttgacgttttaaatggttatttAGTTGAGTTTTATGATGTTTTGGTGTGGAATCATGTCGGGGTGAGATTGGGGCGTTTTAAGCAAGTCAGGATGATATTTGGAGCAGTAGGGATgagtctcacgacgtgagacatagTCTCGCGACGCGAGCGAATTTGTAATCGGCGTAActtcttcgttcggactcggaattgagcgattctcgttgcgctggaaagaggaaaggattgtCTATCATCCTAGAGAATCAAAACAATGTAAGAATAAATATTTGGTTGCTGTAAATGAGGTTTTAGTTTCTgcatattgttttaaattggTGATTTGATCGTATATGTCGTAACTTAGCCGTTTAAGCGTTTTTGGTGTTCTACCTTGACGTTTAAGTATATTTAAGAGTTTTGGTGTTATAACGTCGAGCTACGGAGTTGGAATGATGGAGAGCGTCGGCTAAACCCGTGTCCTAGGTAGGGGCACGGCGCGCCCTAAGGAGGCACGATGCGCCAAGCCAAAAATGGCTTGGGCGTGACGTGCTGGTGGGAAGCGCGACGTGCTCCCTTCATTTGAATGGAGGCACGTCGTGCCAAAGGGGAGCACGTCGTGCTCCTCCCCTTTATTGATGGGCACGGCGTGCCGAGGTCCGACACGACGTGCCCTGAC includes:
- the LOC126661406 gene encoding extensin-2-like — protein: MATRSQPGHLYSMLFAVVFCLIATSVVADYKPYDHASPPPPYHPKHYKPSPYYKSSPPPPMHVKHPPYYYKSPPPPKYVKHPPYYYKSPPPPKYVKHPPYYYKSPPPPKYVKPPVYKYKSPPPPKSYYYNSPPPYYYSSPPPPKKSPPPPYYYSSPPPPKKSPPPPYYYSSPPPPKKSPPPPYYYSSPPPPKKSPPPPYYYSSPPPPKKSPPPPYYYSSPPPPKKSPPPPYYYSSPPPPKKSPPPPYYYSSPPPPVKSPPPPYYYSSPPPPKKSPPPPYYYSSPPPPVKSPPPPYYYSSPPPPVKSPPPPYYYSSPPSPVKSPPPPYYYSSPPPPKKSPPPPYYYSSPPPPMKSPPPPYYYSSPPPPKKSPPPPYYYSSPPPPVKSPPPPYYYSSPPPPVKSPPTPYYYSSPPPPVKSPPPPYYYSSPPPPVKSPPPPYYYSSPPPPVKSPPPPYYYSSPPPPKKSPPPPYYYSSPPPPSPSPPPPY